The genome window CCCGCAAAGTAGATGGGTTTGCCGGTCACGTAGCGGGCCGAAAGCGCCGCGCCGCCCCGGGCGTCGCCGTCGAGCTTGGTCAGGATCAGGCCGGTGACCCCAATGCGCTCGTCGAAGGCTTTGGAGACGCTCAGGGCCTCCTGGCCGGTCATGCTGTCCACCACCAGCAGGGTCTCGGAGGGGCCCAGCACCTGCTTGAGCTGGGCCAGCTCGTCCATCAGGGCCTGGTCGATCTGGAGGCGGCCCGCCGTGTCTACGATCACCAGGTCGCGGTAGTCGAAGGTCAGGTGTTGTTGCAGGCGCGCGCGGGTGGTCTCGGGCCGCTCGCCATCGGCGACCTCGAGAACCGGCACCCCAATTTTCTCACCCAGGATGCGGAGCTGCTCGCGGGCCGCGGGCCGCTGGGTATCGGCCGCAACCAACAACGGGCGCCGCCCCTTGGACTTGTAGAAGTGGGCCAGCTTACCCGAGGTGGTGGTCTTACCCGAGCCCTGCAACCCCACCATGAACCACAGGTTGCCTTCGTTCTTGAGCAGGGGCTGTTTGGCCTCCCCACCCAGCATCTCAACCAGCTCTTCGTAAACCACGCTCAGGATCTGCTCCGCCGGGGTCAGGCTCTCCAGCACGGCCTGGCCCAGGGTTTTCTCCTGCACCTTGTTTACGAAGTTTTTAGCCACCTCGAAGTTGACATCGGCCTCCAGCAA of Meiothermus sp. contains these proteins:
- the ffh gene encoding signal recognition particle protein; this translates as MFESLSQRIRAAVDKLRGRGRITEADLKATLREIRMSLLEADVNFEVAKNFVNKVQEKTLGQAVLESLTPAEQILSVVYEELVEMLGGEAKQPLLKNEGNLWFMVGLQGSGKTTTSGKLAHFYKSKGRRPLLVAADTQRPAAREQLRILGEKIGVPVLEVADGERPETTRARLQQHLTFDYRDLVIVDTAGRLQIDQALMDELAQLKQVLGPSETLLVVDSMTGQEALSVSKAFDERIGVTGLILTKLDGDARGGAALSARYVTGKPIYFAGVSEKIEGLEPFYPDRLAQRILGMGDLQTLLEKARQAELEAPQKDLKEITLEDLITQMRQMRKMGSFTEILGMIPGISRMLPPGFSVDEKQVNRMEAIVLSMTPKERRDPRILNASRRKRIAAGSGTTVQEVNRLIKTFEDTKQMLKTLAKQQARGGRGLFRR